From the genome of Anopheles moucheti chromosome 3, idAnoMoucSN_F20_07, whole genome shotgun sequence, one region includes:
- the LOC128305615 gene encoding poly(A)-specific ribonuclease PARN-like isoform X1, whose translation MDITKKNFIEQLPLIRETIRNATFFAMDCEFTGLASDRTIFPFDTPEEVYLKMVENSPNYIIVQFGLCAFRVEPPAEDNKDAEPRVSYKCFNFFCYPKGRGHVFSCQGESMRFLADNGFDFNRLFREGLSYANEIEEQRYRADLKERQATRAATILAAAEEESNEVDPKAAESTDVNAIPVPAELQQQVDDTVVSIEEFLQSDRPELIVGNCNPFQRKLIYQMIEQRYFRKVSTSTVSLENNQKAIKVERKRSYEEEQALDEQRRAQENEDLELNVGMSLVLQELSKSRKLIIGHNMLLDLFYVLRQFFKPLPVDYQEFKKLSKEYFPLLLDTKYLCTNAEIKVDVNSSVLAHVYDAVSKAPFSIPTVHAELPDHKYSVDDEKMHEAGYDAYLTGLCFLGLVSRFKANLLQLPKDTTLRHYMNRIFITRLTDVNYIYLNGKEPSQTRDHIFYVTFPDSWRTSDIQSKFKPFGPVHVSWLDHTSAFVSLHNRIAASSVLKTIGYHNGFKVYSFAQFTQMKLQRPGTKRGRIGSGSSSSGNGTGVRCTQPVDQSSREEKAEEESETIDHNVAAAVKRKGKHEDQPPPAVNETDADDSGGWKTVKKARKTFTDNNDW comes from the exons ATGGATATTACcaagaaaa ATTTCATCGAGCAACTTCCACTGATCCGGGAAACAATCCGAAATGCAACATTTTTCGCAATGGATTGTGAATTCACCGGACTAGCCTCCGATCGTACCATATTTCCGTTTGATACACCGGAAGAAGTGTATCTGAAGATGGTCGAAAATAGCCCCAATTACATTATCGTACAGTTCGGACTGTGTGCCTTTCGCGTTGAACCACCAGCAGAGGACAATAAGGACGCCGAGCCGCGCGTATCGTACAAATGCTTCAACTTTTTCTGCTATCCAAAGGGTCGTGGACACGTGTTCAGTTGTCAAGGTGAAAGTATGCGCTTTCTCGCCGACAATGGATTCGATTTTAATCGACTGTTTCGCGAAGGACTTTCGTATGCAAACGAAATCGAGGAGCAACGGTACAGGGCTGACCTGAAGGAGCGCCAAGCAACGAGGGCAGCCACAATACTGGCGGCAGCTGAGGAAGAGTCGAATGAAGTCGATCCTAAGGCAGCAGAATCGACAGACGTTAATGCAATCCCAGTCCCTGCTGAACTGCAGCAACAAGTGGATGATACTGTTGTCAGTATCGAAGAGTTTCTACAGTCTGACCGGCCGGAACTGATTGTCGGCAACTGTAATCCATTCCAGCGGAAGCTCATTTATCAGATGATAGAACAGCGCTACTTTCGTAAGGTGTCCACCTCGACCGTATCGCTGGAGAACAATCAGAAGGCGATTAAAGTGGAACGGAAACGTTCGTACGAAGAGGAACAGGCGTTGGATGAGCAGCGTCGAGCGCAAGAGAATGAGGATCTCGAGTTGAACGTTGGCATGTCTCTGGTTCTGCAGGAGTTATCGAAGTCCCGCAAATTAATCATTGGTCACAATATGTTGCTCGATTTGTTCTACGTGCTTCGACAATTCTTTAAGCCTCTGCCGGTAGACTATCAAGAATTTAAGAAGCTTTCGAAGGAATATTTCCCACT TCTCCTTGACACTAAATATCTGTGCACGAACGCTGAAATCAAGGTGGACGTTAATTCGTCCGTATTGGCGCACGTGTATGACGCGGTTAGCAAGgcaccattttccattcccaCGGTACATGCTGAGCTTCCTGACCATAAGTACAGTGTTGATGATGAGAAAATGCACGAAGCTGGTTACGATGCGTACCTTACCGGGCTATGCTTTCTTGGGCTTGTCAGTCGGTTCAAGGCTAATCTGTTGCAACTTCCCAAGGACACCACGTTGCGGCATTACATGAATAG AATCTTCATCACTCGCCTAACTGATGTCAACTACATTTATCTGAACGGGAAAGAGC CCTCGCAAACACGGGATCACATTTTTTATGTCACCTTCCCGGACAGCTGGCGGACCAGTGACATCCAGAGCAAGTTTAAACCGTTCGGACCGGTGCATGTCAGCTGGCTGGACCATACTTCCGCATTCGTGTCGTTACACAATCGCATCGCTGCGAGTTCGGTGCTGAAAACGATCGGATATCACAACGGCTTCAAAGTGTACAGCTTTGCGCAGTTTACGCAAATGAAACTGCAA CGCCCTGGTACTAAACGAGGACGAATCGGTTCGGGTAGTTCTAGCAGCGGAAATGGTACTGGAGTTCGATGCACACAACCAGTCGATCAATCCAGCCGGGAAgaaaaagcagaagaagaaagcgAAACAATAGACCACAATGTAGCAGCCGCCGTTAAGCGGAAGGGCAAGCATGAAGATCAACCGCCACCGGCAGTCAATGAAACCGACGCGGACGACAGCGGTGGGTGGAAAACCGTTAAAAAGGCTCGCAAAACGTTCACCGACAACAATGATTGGTGA
- the LOC128301608 gene encoding DNA-directed RNA polymerase III subunit RPC10: MLMFCPTCGNLLLVEEGTDALRFSCNTCPYICKIGQRISSRIYPKLKEVDHVMGGSAAWENVDSTDAVCPSCSNNRAYFMQMQTRSADEPMTTFYKCCNQTCGHNWRD; encoded by the exons ATGTTGATGTTCTGTCCTACGTGTGGCAACTTACTGTTGGTAGAGGAAGGCACGGATGCGCTACGATTTTCATGCAATACATGTCCGTACATTTGTAAAATCGGGCAACGCATTTCTAGCCGTATCTATCCTAAACTTAAA gaAGTAGACCATGTGATGGGAGGTTCAGCTGCATGGGAAAACGTTGATTCCACCGACGCAGTGTGCCCTTCTTGCTCTAATAATCGAGCATACTTCATGCAAATGCAGACTCGTTCGGCTGATGAGCCGATGACGACGTTTTATAAGTGCTGTAATCAAACGTGTGGCCACAACTGGCGCgattaa
- the LOC128303950 gene encoding mitochondrial inner membrane protease subunit 2 has product MMRFPTFLKSLLLGVPVGVTLLDCVGYVARVEGVSMQPALNPDASVTDYVFLSRWAVRNMDVQRGDIISLVSPKDPSQKIIKRVVALQGDVISTLGYKLPYVTVPEGHCWVEGDHTGNSLDSNTFGPVSLGLVTARATQIVWPPSRWQQLPSAVPKTRVPIATGKRSTTGSTRTANNHAVSNSSNSNSSSPLVHSMEEVHRLN; this is encoded by the exons ATGATGCGGTTCCCGACCTTCCTCAAATCGCTGCTGCTTGGTGTTCCAGTAGGGGTGACTTTGCTCGATTGCGTTGGATATGTGGCGCGGGTTGAAGGTGTATCAATGCAGCCGGCTCTCAATCCGGACGCCAGCGTGACGGATTATGTGTTCCTTTCGCGATGGGCCGTTCGAAACATGGACGTGCAACGGGGCGATATTATTTCGCTCGTCTCGCCCAAAGACCCGAGTCAGAAAATTATCAAACGCGTTGTAGCTCTCCAGGGAGATGTAATCTCCACACTAGGCTATAAGCTGCCATACGTTACGGTTCCGGAAGGACATTGCTGGGTTGAAGGGGATCATACAG GTAATTCACTAGATAGCAATACGTTTGGGCCTGTTTCGTTAGGACTGGTAACTGCTCGAGCTACACAGATTGTTTGGCCACCATCCCGTTGGCAACAGTTACCTTCAGCCGTACCAAAAACGAGAGTACCGATCGCAACCGGTAAACGGTCTACTACTGGCAGCACAAGAACCGCAAACAACCATGCCGTTAGCaatagcagcaacagcaacagctctTCACCTTTGGTTCACTCCATGGAAGAAGTGCATCGACTGAACTGA
- the LOC128301607 gene encoding threonylcarbamoyl-AMP synthase — MHSIVRSSRVIIERMCAKVSLTKRKYDNTDGIASELFNLSRVIIESGTIPTRSRHAKTKAKEKLYSAKRVKQEPELISIAGKNAIKKAVDKLQAGKVIAIPTDTVYGFACSANNPEAIRQLYEIKGRDELKPVAICVATVKQLQHCGEAEHLEEQLLEDLLQEAVTIVVKRKTTLNPMLNPEEPNIGIRIINYGFVQDVCKEFQQPIALTSANKSACKSSLNIREFEDLWPYLGAVFNGGQLSLSDEQRVGSTVIDLSVSKFYKIIRAGVSVERIIKIVEKHNIRLDPKLVPLLVL, encoded by the coding sequence ATGCATTCAATTGTTCGATCCAGTCGGGTGATAATTGAAAGAATGTGTGCGAAGGTTAGCttaacgaaacgaaaatatGACAATACGGATGGTATTGCCAGTGAACTGTTTAATTTGTCAAGGGTGATTATAGAATCGGGAACTATACCAACCAGAAGCaggcatgcaaaaactaaagcaaaggaaaagctTTATTCAGCGAAACGGGTAAAGCAAGAACCAGAACTAATTTCAATTGCAGgcaaaaatgcaataaaaaaggcaGTAGATAAACTTCAGGCTGGGAAAGTAATTGCGATACCGACTGACACCGTGTATGGGTTTGCTTGCAGTGCCAACAATCCCGAAGCAATACGTCAGCTATACGAAATAAAAGGTCGGGATGAGCTGAAACCCGTGGCGATATGTGTGGCAACGGTAAAACAACTTCAACACTGCGGTGAGGCAGAACATTTGGAAGAGCAGCTTTTGGAAGATCTGCTGCAAGAAGCGGTAACTATTGTtgtaaaacggaaaacaacattaaatccGATGCTGAATCCAGAAGAGCCTAACATAGGTATACGAATTATAAACTACGGTTTCGTTCAGGATGTATGTAAAGAGTTTCAGCAACCAATAGCACTGACCAGCGCGAACAAAAGTGCCTGCAAAAGCTCACTAAACATACGTGAATTCGAAGACCTTTGGCCGTATCTGGGGGCGGTGTTTAACGGAGGACAGTTATCGTTGTCGGATGAGCAAAGAGTAGGATCCACAGTAATTGACTTGTCTGTTTCAAAATTCTACAAAATAATACGGGCTGGAGTATCGGTAGaaagaattattaaaatagTCGAAAAACATAACATCCGACTCGATCCAAAGTTAGTTCCCCTTCTAGTGTTATAA
- the LOC128306001 gene encoding epsin-1 isoform X1: protein MRKTDTQMNVAGIRRNIKNIAHNYSDAQVKVREATSNDPWGPSSTIMAEIADLTYNVVAFSEIMQMIWKRMNDHGKNWRHVYKALLLLEYLIKTGTEKVAQQCKENIYAIQTLKEFQYMEEGKDQGMHVREKAKQLVSLLKDDERLKNERARALKAKERFARTASGFGSDGSIDGPTQRDPRPPNWGEGEPIAGAATSGVGKPVSEIEFVRPQTVGEEELQLQLAMAMSREEAEQEEQKRRSDDVRLQLALSQSEQDFKKDNDPKEGGSALVDLLDISFGAASISSPSQQPLAGPSGTGGPIDPWGMPVAGGSRPTTSDPWSRTSSPPAVVDPWLNTASALPSAGPSISKPPLLGAEAWQPRTQSPSVTSGSSVEGWLQNGGGAGAGAGAMMMNGAGSTNGNLDPWYNKTNAVPLGATAPPQTGDPWQANKRTTPVPNAAAAGGDPWQSNATATKLDPWAPVGSNSATGSVGDLEATFGGGNGPLMNRPSPVGAITSPVSDLDEFDIITKRAASNHSSSSTNNNNNHNAASNNLNNNSSLLLGDLDPLSSSGTNSSSPSMGATTVAKKTPQSFLGENSALVNLDNLIKPMPSGGAVAASTITSAAYNPFGDTGGAGAPVQKNLFQQNQPQVPSINQLKQSPFPVTLNQDPWAPVSNMTAAQQPVDEDEVECFPYSPVDVNANSDISPTVAYARGATDYQQQQHPDWPSATTHKIPPSSSNVEHIDCRLNDDGVQIEDDIFNTNYAMLPSSMTTGNIERHHLTTAQLDSTRPLRQLYDFHFAVDEEALDVVNAGMLSGGGVAFNTTDAFNRNENRQHANTSFTDTCHANNINYQANLNNNNSGPWMNPQSSNPFLS, encoded by the exons A TGAGGAAAACCGACACACAAATGAACGTAGCTGGTATACGTCGTAACATCAAAAACATCGCCCACAACTACTCCGATGCGCAGGTGAAGGTACGGGAGGCTACCTCGAACGATCCATGGGGCCCATCGTCCACGATCATGGCGGAGATTGCCGACCTCACGTACAACGTGGTGGCTTTTTCCGAAATCATGCAGATGATCTGGAAGCGCATGAATGACCACGGCAAAAACTGGCGACATGTGTACAAGGCACTG TTGCTGTTGGAGTACCTTATCAAGACTGGTACGGAGAAGGTGGCGCAGCAGTGTAAGGAAAATATCTACGCCATCCAGACACTGAAGGAATTCCAATATATGGAAGAGGGCAAGGATCAGGGCATGCATGTACGGGAGAAGGCGAAACAGCTTGTTTCACTGCTGAAGGATGATGAGCGGCTCAAGAATGAGCGGGCCCGAGCGTTGAAGGCAAAGGAACGCTTTGCCCGAACGGCCAGCGGATTCGGCAGCGATGGTTCGATCGATGGCCCGACACAACGTGACCCAAGG CCACCGAACTGGGGCGAAGGTGAACCGATTGCGGGTGCAGCAACGAGTGGTGTTGGAAAGCCGGTATCAGAGATTGAATTCGTACGGCCGCAAACTGTCGGCGAAGAAGAATTGCAGCTCCAGCTGGCAATGGCCATGTCTAGGGAAGAAGCCGAACAGGAGGAGCAAAAGCGTCGCAGTGATGATGTTCGGTTGCAGTTGGCACTTAGTCAAAGCGAACAGGACTTCAA GAAGGACAATGACCCTAAGGAGGGTGGTAGTGCATTAGTAGATTTGTTGGACATTTCTTTCGGAGCGGCCTCGATTAGCAGTCCGTCGCAACAGCCGCTTGCCGGACCTTCGGGTACCGGTGGACCGATTGATCCTTGGGGCATGCCCGTGGCAGGTGGATCTCGTCCGACG ACGTCGGATCCCTGGTCAAGAACCTCATCCCCACCGGCGGTAGTGGATCCGTGGTTAAACACCGCTTCGGCTTTACCTTCGGCAGGACCATCCATCTCGAAACCACCGTTGCTGGGAGCAGAAGCATGGCAACCACGCACCCAATCGCCCTCGGTCACATCCGGATCGTCGGTTGAGGGATGGCTGCAAAATGGTGGAGGTGCTGGTGCGGGTGCAGGAGCCATGATGATGAATGGTGCCGGGTCTACGAACGGAAACCTAGATCCTTGGTATAACAAGACAAATGCTGTTCCTCTCGGAGCTACTGCG CCTCCTCAGACAGGTGATCCTTGGCAGGCAAATAAACGAACAACGCCTGTGCctaatgctgctgctgctggtggtgatcCGTGGCAGTCAAACGCAACTGCTACTAAACTTGATCCATGGGCTCCGGTGGGTAGTAATTCTGCCACTGGAAGTGTCGGTGATCTTGAAGCTACATTTGGTGGTGGCAATGGA CCGCTCATGAATCGTCCTTCCCCTGTCGGTGCGATCACTTCGCCGGTATCGGATCTAGATGAGTTTGACATAATTACCAAGCGAGCCGCCAGCAAccacagtagcagcagtaccaacaacaataataaccATAATGCCGCTAGCAACAATCTGAATAACAATAGTT CACTGCTTCTGGGTGACCTAGATCCATTATCGTCCTCCGGAACGAACTCCAGCTCGCCTAGTATGGGTGCGACGACGGTTGCAAAGAAGACACCCCAATCGTTCCTTGGTGAAAACTCGGCACTCGTCAATTTAGACAATCTAATCAAACCGATGCCGAGCGGTGGCGCTGTTGCCGCATCAACCATCACATCCGCGGCATACAATCCGTTCGGCGATACCGGTGGAGCCGGGGCACCCGTACAAAAGAACCTATTCCAACAGAATCAACCTCAG GTTCCGTCCATCAATCAGTTGAAACAGTCCCCGTTTCCAGTAACACTTAATCAGGATCCTTGGGCACCGGTTTCAAACATGACCGCAGCGCAA CAACCTGTCGATGAGGACGAAGTAGAGTGCTTTCCATACTCACCGGTTGATGTGAACGCAAACAGTGATATCTCACCAACTGTCGCTTATGCACGCGGGGCCACCGActatcaacagcagcaacatccgGATTGGCCGTCTGCAACAACTCATAAAATCCCCCCATCAAGCTCTAACGTGGAACACATTGACTGTCGTCttaatgatgatggtgtccAAATCGAAGATGATATTTTTAACACCAACTACGCAATGCTTCCTTCTTCAATGACCACTGGTAACATTGAAAGGCATCATCTAACCACGGCACAGCTGGACAGTACGCGCCCGTTACGTCAGTTGTATGATTTTCACTTTGCAGTTGACGAAGAGGCCCTCGATGTTGTTAACGCTGGAATGTTGTCAGGTGGAGGTGTCGCTTTTAATACTACTGATGCATTTAACCGTAATGAGAATCGGCAGCATGCTAATACAAGCTTTACAGATACGTGTCACGCTAACAACATCAACTATCAA GCcaatttaaacaataataatagtgGGCCCTGGATGAATCCTCAGTCGTCGAATCCATTCCTATCGTAA
- the LOC128306001 gene encoding epsin-1 isoform X2, whose product MRKTDTQMNVAGIRRNIKNIAHNYSDAQVKVREATSNDPWGPSSTIMAEIADLTYNVVAFSEIMQMIWKRMNDHGKNWRHVYKALLLLEYLIKTGTEKVAQQCKENIYAIQTLKEFQYMEEGKDQGMHVREKAKQLVSLLKDDERLKNERARALKAKERFARTASGFGSDGSIDGPTQRDPRPPNWGEGEPIAGAATSGVGKPVSEIEFVRPQTVGEEELQLQLAMAMSREEAEQEEQKRRSDDVRLQLALSQSEQDFKKDNDPKEGGSALVDLLDISFGAASISSPSQQPLAGPSGTGGPIDPWGMPVAGGSRPTTSDPWSRTSSPPAVVDPWLNTASALPSAGPSISKPPLLGAEAWQPRTQSPSVTSGSSVEGWLQNGGGAGAGAGAMMMNGAGSTNGNLDPWYNKTNAVPLGATAPPQTGDPWQANKRTTPVPNAAAAGGDPWQSNATATKLDPWAPVGSNSATGSVGDLEATFGGGNGPLMNRPSPVGAITSPVSDLDEFDIITKRAASNHSSSSTNNNNNHNAASNNLNNNSSLLLGDLDPLSSSGTNSSSPSMGATTVAKKTPQSFLGENSALVNLDNLIKPMPSGGAVAASTITSAAYNPFGDTGGAGAPVQKNLFQQNQPQVPSINQLKQSPFPVTLNQDPWAPVSNMTAAQANLNNNNSGPWMNPQSSNPFLS is encoded by the exons A TGAGGAAAACCGACACACAAATGAACGTAGCTGGTATACGTCGTAACATCAAAAACATCGCCCACAACTACTCCGATGCGCAGGTGAAGGTACGGGAGGCTACCTCGAACGATCCATGGGGCCCATCGTCCACGATCATGGCGGAGATTGCCGACCTCACGTACAACGTGGTGGCTTTTTCCGAAATCATGCAGATGATCTGGAAGCGCATGAATGACCACGGCAAAAACTGGCGACATGTGTACAAGGCACTG TTGCTGTTGGAGTACCTTATCAAGACTGGTACGGAGAAGGTGGCGCAGCAGTGTAAGGAAAATATCTACGCCATCCAGACACTGAAGGAATTCCAATATATGGAAGAGGGCAAGGATCAGGGCATGCATGTACGGGAGAAGGCGAAACAGCTTGTTTCACTGCTGAAGGATGATGAGCGGCTCAAGAATGAGCGGGCCCGAGCGTTGAAGGCAAAGGAACGCTTTGCCCGAACGGCCAGCGGATTCGGCAGCGATGGTTCGATCGATGGCCCGACACAACGTGACCCAAGG CCACCGAACTGGGGCGAAGGTGAACCGATTGCGGGTGCAGCAACGAGTGGTGTTGGAAAGCCGGTATCAGAGATTGAATTCGTACGGCCGCAAACTGTCGGCGAAGAAGAATTGCAGCTCCAGCTGGCAATGGCCATGTCTAGGGAAGAAGCCGAACAGGAGGAGCAAAAGCGTCGCAGTGATGATGTTCGGTTGCAGTTGGCACTTAGTCAAAGCGAACAGGACTTCAA GAAGGACAATGACCCTAAGGAGGGTGGTAGTGCATTAGTAGATTTGTTGGACATTTCTTTCGGAGCGGCCTCGATTAGCAGTCCGTCGCAACAGCCGCTTGCCGGACCTTCGGGTACCGGTGGACCGATTGATCCTTGGGGCATGCCCGTGGCAGGTGGATCTCGTCCGACG ACGTCGGATCCCTGGTCAAGAACCTCATCCCCACCGGCGGTAGTGGATCCGTGGTTAAACACCGCTTCGGCTTTACCTTCGGCAGGACCATCCATCTCGAAACCACCGTTGCTGGGAGCAGAAGCATGGCAACCACGCACCCAATCGCCCTCGGTCACATCCGGATCGTCGGTTGAGGGATGGCTGCAAAATGGTGGAGGTGCTGGTGCGGGTGCAGGAGCCATGATGATGAATGGTGCCGGGTCTACGAACGGAAACCTAGATCCTTGGTATAACAAGACAAATGCTGTTCCTCTCGGAGCTACTGCG CCTCCTCAGACAGGTGATCCTTGGCAGGCAAATAAACGAACAACGCCTGTGCctaatgctgctgctgctggtggtgatcCGTGGCAGTCAAACGCAACTGCTACTAAACTTGATCCATGGGCTCCGGTGGGTAGTAATTCTGCCACTGGAAGTGTCGGTGATCTTGAAGCTACATTTGGTGGTGGCAATGGA CCGCTCATGAATCGTCCTTCCCCTGTCGGTGCGATCACTTCGCCGGTATCGGATCTAGATGAGTTTGACATAATTACCAAGCGAGCCGCCAGCAAccacagtagcagcagtaccaacaacaataataaccATAATGCCGCTAGCAACAATCTGAATAACAATAGTT CACTGCTTCTGGGTGACCTAGATCCATTATCGTCCTCCGGAACGAACTCCAGCTCGCCTAGTATGGGTGCGACGACGGTTGCAAAGAAGACACCCCAATCGTTCCTTGGTGAAAACTCGGCACTCGTCAATTTAGACAATCTAATCAAACCGATGCCGAGCGGTGGCGCTGTTGCCGCATCAACCATCACATCCGCGGCATACAATCCGTTCGGCGATACCGGTGGAGCCGGGGCACCCGTACAAAAGAACCTATTCCAACAGAATCAACCTCAG GTTCCGTCCATCAATCAGTTGAAACAGTCCCCGTTTCCAGTAACACTTAATCAGGATCCTTGGGCACCGGTTTCAAACATGACCGCAGCGCAA GCcaatttaaacaataataatagtgGGCCCTGGATGAATCCTCAGTCGTCGAATCCATTCCTATCGTAA
- the LOC128305615 gene encoding poly(A)-specific ribonuclease PARN-like isoform X2: protein MDITKKNFIEQLPLIRETIRNATFFAMDCEFTGLASDRTIFPFDTPEEVYLKMVENSPNYIIVQFGLCAFRVEPPAEDNKDAEPRVSYKCFNFFCYPKGRGHVFSCQGESMRFLADNGFDFNRLFREGLSYANEIEEQRYRADLKERQATRAATILAAAEEESNEVDPKAAESTDVNAIPVPAELQQQVDDTVVSIEEFLQSDRPELIVGNCNPFQRKLIYQMIEQRYFRKVSTSTVSLENNQKAIKVERKRSYEEEQALDEQRRAQENEDLELNVGMSLVLQELSKSRKLIIGHNMLLDLFYVLRQFFKPLPVDYQEFKKLSKEYFPLLLDTKYLCTNAEIKVDVNSSVLAHVYDAVSKAPFSIPTVHAELPDHKYSVDDEKMHEAGYDAYLTGLCFLGLVSRFKANLLQLPKDTTLRHYMNRIFITRLTDVNYIYLNGKEPSQTRDHIFYVTFPDSWRTSDIQSKFKPFGPVHVSWLDHTSAFVSLHNRIAASSVLKTIGYHNGFKVYSFAQFTQMKLALVLNEDESVRVVLAAEMVLEFDAHNQSINPAGKKKQKKKAKQ, encoded by the exons ATGGATATTACcaagaaaa ATTTCATCGAGCAACTTCCACTGATCCGGGAAACAATCCGAAATGCAACATTTTTCGCAATGGATTGTGAATTCACCGGACTAGCCTCCGATCGTACCATATTTCCGTTTGATACACCGGAAGAAGTGTATCTGAAGATGGTCGAAAATAGCCCCAATTACATTATCGTACAGTTCGGACTGTGTGCCTTTCGCGTTGAACCACCAGCAGAGGACAATAAGGACGCCGAGCCGCGCGTATCGTACAAATGCTTCAACTTTTTCTGCTATCCAAAGGGTCGTGGACACGTGTTCAGTTGTCAAGGTGAAAGTATGCGCTTTCTCGCCGACAATGGATTCGATTTTAATCGACTGTTTCGCGAAGGACTTTCGTATGCAAACGAAATCGAGGAGCAACGGTACAGGGCTGACCTGAAGGAGCGCCAAGCAACGAGGGCAGCCACAATACTGGCGGCAGCTGAGGAAGAGTCGAATGAAGTCGATCCTAAGGCAGCAGAATCGACAGACGTTAATGCAATCCCAGTCCCTGCTGAACTGCAGCAACAAGTGGATGATACTGTTGTCAGTATCGAAGAGTTTCTACAGTCTGACCGGCCGGAACTGATTGTCGGCAACTGTAATCCATTCCAGCGGAAGCTCATTTATCAGATGATAGAACAGCGCTACTTTCGTAAGGTGTCCACCTCGACCGTATCGCTGGAGAACAATCAGAAGGCGATTAAAGTGGAACGGAAACGTTCGTACGAAGAGGAACAGGCGTTGGATGAGCAGCGTCGAGCGCAAGAGAATGAGGATCTCGAGTTGAACGTTGGCATGTCTCTGGTTCTGCAGGAGTTATCGAAGTCCCGCAAATTAATCATTGGTCACAATATGTTGCTCGATTTGTTCTACGTGCTTCGACAATTCTTTAAGCCTCTGCCGGTAGACTATCAAGAATTTAAGAAGCTTTCGAAGGAATATTTCCCACT TCTCCTTGACACTAAATATCTGTGCACGAACGCTGAAATCAAGGTGGACGTTAATTCGTCCGTATTGGCGCACGTGTATGACGCGGTTAGCAAGgcaccattttccattcccaCGGTACATGCTGAGCTTCCTGACCATAAGTACAGTGTTGATGATGAGAAAATGCACGAAGCTGGTTACGATGCGTACCTTACCGGGCTATGCTTTCTTGGGCTTGTCAGTCGGTTCAAGGCTAATCTGTTGCAACTTCCCAAGGACACCACGTTGCGGCATTACATGAATAG AATCTTCATCACTCGCCTAACTGATGTCAACTACATTTATCTGAACGGGAAAGAGC CCTCGCAAACACGGGATCACATTTTTTATGTCACCTTCCCGGACAGCTGGCGGACCAGTGACATCCAGAGCAAGTTTAAACCGTTCGGACCGGTGCATGTCAGCTGGCTGGACCATACTTCCGCATTCGTGTCGTTACACAATCGCATCGCTGCGAGTTCGGTGCTGAAAACGATCGGATATCACAACGGCTTCAAAGTGTACAGCTTTGCGCAGTTTACGCAAATGAAACT CGCCCTGGTACTAAACGAGGACGAATCGGTTCGGGTAGTTCTAGCAGCGGAAATGGTACTGGAGTTCGATGCACACAACCAGTCGATCAATCCAGCCGGGAAgaaaaagcagaagaagaaagcgAAACAATAG